From a region of the Pseudomonas fulva 12-X genome:
- the ku gene encoding non-homologous end joining protein Ku translates to MARAIWKGAISFGLVHIPVSLVSATESKGIDFDWLDARSMEPVGYKRVNKATGKEVDKEHIAKGVQVEKGRYVIISEDEIRAAHPESTQTIDIFGFIDAKEIPLQNIERPYYLAPDKRGEKVYALLQQTLKDSGKVALANVVLHVKQHLAAVMVDGDALLLVMLRWPDEVRGLDTLELSAAVTGAKLSKGERDMAKRLVRDMTVEWEPEEYQDTFRDKIMKLVEKKAKAGKIEDVEGGERKPASKSADVIDLTDLLKRSLEGNSSKPARKRSAK, encoded by the coding sequence ATGGCGCGCGCAATCTGGAAAGGGGCGATCAGTTTCGGGCTGGTTCACATCCCCGTGTCGCTGGTTTCGGCCACCGAATCCAAGGGTATCGATTTCGACTGGCTGGATGCGCGCAGCATGGAGCCGGTGGGCTACAAGCGCGTCAACAAGGCCACCGGCAAGGAAGTCGACAAGGAGCACATCGCCAAGGGCGTGCAGGTGGAGAAGGGCCGCTACGTGATCATCAGCGAAGACGAGATCCGCGCTGCTCACCCTGAATCCACCCAGACCATCGACATCTTCGGCTTTATCGACGCCAAGGAAATTCCCCTGCAGAACATCGAGCGGCCCTATTACCTGGCGCCGGACAAGCGCGGCGAAAAGGTCTATGCACTCTTGCAGCAGACCCTCAAGGACTCCGGCAAGGTGGCGCTAGCCAATGTGGTGCTGCATGTCAAACAACACCTGGCGGCGGTGATGGTCGACGGCGATGCGCTGCTGCTGGTAATGCTGCGCTGGCCCGATGAAGTGCGCGGCCTCGACACCCTGGAGCTGAGTGCGGCAGTGACCGGCGCCAAGCTCAGCAAGGGCGAGCGCGACATGGCCAAGCGCCTGGTGCGCGACATGACAGTGGAGTGGGAGCCCGAGGAGTATCAGGACACCTTCCGCGACAAGATCATGAAGCTGGTCGAAAAGAAGGCTAAGGCCGGCAAGATCGAGGATGTCGAAGGCGGCGAGCGCAAGCCGGCGAGCAAGAGTGCCGACGTCATCGACCTTACCGACTTGCTCAAGCGCAGCCTGGAAGGCAATTCCAGCAAACCGGCGCGCAAACGCTCGGCCAAATGA
- a CDS encoding alpha-1,4-glucan--maltose-1-phosphate maltosyltransferase, producing MPSAYSQADFLQEPVRLNHGELSLERALQLPRLAIEEVEPQVEQGRFAAKAIAGDKVTVSALIFADGHDKLAGEVLWRDAGSQEWHRVPLEDMGHDRWQAEITPQRVGEVEFLIEAWWDIYASYCYELSKKFGAGVTINLELQEGQALLREAAGRTEGDLAISLEALCDELQELQSLDERVALLLAPETVALVRRAEGHPHRTRSATYLLDVERPLARFASWYELFPRSETDDPERHGTLRDVIKRLPAIQAMGFDVLYFPPIHPIGTTHRKGRNNSLTAGPDDPGSPYAIGSPDGGHEAIHPQLGTREDFVALVEAAREHDLEIALDFAIQCSPDHPWLQQHPGWFSWRPDGTIRHAENPPKKYEDIVNVDFYARDAVPDLWLALRDVVRGWVELGVYQFRVDNPHTKPLPFWEWLIADIRKTHPQVMFLAEAFTRPAMMARLGKVGFTQSYTYFTWRNTKAELESYLTQLNEAPWRDCYRPNFFVNTPDINPYFLHHSGRAGFLIRAALATMGSGLWGMYSGFEICESLPVPGKEEYLDSEKYEIRVRDYQAPGNIVAEIAQLNRIRRQNPALQTHLGFQAYTCWNDNILYFGKRTADRENFILVAVSLDPHNAQEAHFELPLWELGLDDHATTHGEDLMTGHTWHWHGKTQWMRIEPWHQPFGIWRIRVAS from the coding sequence ATGCCATCTGCTTATTCGCAAGCCGACTTTCTGCAGGAACCGGTCCGTCTTAACCACGGCGAGTTGTCGCTGGAGCGCGCATTGCAGTTGCCGCGCCTGGCCATCGAGGAAGTCGAGCCGCAGGTCGAGCAGGGGCGCTTCGCCGCCAAGGCGATTGCCGGGGACAAAGTCACCGTCAGCGCGCTGATCTTCGCCGACGGCCACGACAAGCTGGCCGGCGAAGTGTTGTGGCGCGACGCTGGTAGTCAGGAGTGGCATCGCGTGCCGCTCGAAGACATGGGCCATGACCGCTGGCAGGCCGAGATCACCCCCCAGCGGGTGGGTGAGGTGGAGTTTCTGATCGAAGCCTGGTGGGACATCTACGCCAGCTATTGCTACGAGCTGTCGAAGAAATTCGGCGCCGGGGTGACCATCAACCTCGAACTGCAGGAAGGCCAGGCGCTGCTGCGCGAAGCCGCCGGGCGGACCGAAGGTGACCTGGCGATCAGCCTCGAAGCGCTGTGTGATGAGCTGCAGGAATTGCAGAGCCTGGACGAGCGCGTGGCGTTGCTGCTGGCCCCCGAAACCGTTGCCCTGGTGCGCCGCGCCGAAGGCCATCCGCATCGCACCCGTAGCGCGACCTATCTGCTCGACGTAGAGCGCCCGCTGGCGCGCTTCGCCAGCTGGTACGAGCTGTTCCCCCGTTCGGAAACCGACGACCCCGAGCGCCACGGCACCCTGCGCGACGTGATCAAGCGCCTGCCGGCGATTCAGGCCATGGGCTTCGACGTGTTGTACTTCCCGCCGATTCATCCCATCGGCACTACCCATCGCAAGGGCCGCAACAACTCGCTTACGGCCGGCCCGGATGATCCCGGCAGCCCTTACGCCATCGGCAGCCCGGACGGCGGTCATGAGGCCATTCACCCGCAGCTCGGCACCCGCGAGGATTTCGTCGCGCTGGTCGAGGCGGCCCGCGAGCATGATCTGGAAATCGCCCTGGATTTCGCCATCCAGTGTTCGCCCGATCACCCGTGGCTCCAGCAGCATCCGGGCTGGTTCAGTTGGCGCCCGGACGGCACCATCCGCCATGCGGAAAACCCGCCAAAGAAATACGAAGACATCGTCAACGTCGACTTCTACGCCAGGGATGCGGTGCCCGACCTGTGGCTGGCGCTGCGTGACGTGGTGCGCGGCTGGGTGGAGCTGGGCGTGTACCAGTTCCGGGTCGACAACCCGCACACCAAGCCACTGCCGTTCTGGGAATGGCTGATCGCCGATATCCGCAAGACCCACCCGCAGGTGATGTTTCTCGCCGAAGCCTTCACCCGCCCGGCGATGATGGCGCGGCTGGGCAAGGTGGGCTTTACCCAGAGCTACACCTATTTCACCTGGCGCAACACCAAGGCCGAGCTGGAAAGTTATCTGACCCAGCTCAACGAGGCTCCATGGCGTGATTGCTATCGCCCCAACTTCTTCGTCAACACGCCGGACATCAATCCGTACTTTCTGCACCACAGCGGCCGCGCGGGCTTTCTGATCCGCGCCGCGCTGGCGACCATGGGCTCGGGGCTGTGGGGCATGTATTCGGGCTTCGAGATCTGCGAATCCCTACCGGTGCCGGGCAAGGAGGAGTACCTGGATTCGGAGAAGTACGAGATCCGCGTGCGCGATTACCAGGCGCCCGGCAACATCGTCGCCGAGATCGCCCAGCTCAATCGCATCCGCCGGCAGAACCCGGCACTACAGACCCACCTGGGTTTTCAGGCTTACACCTGCTGGAACGACAACATCCTGTACTTCGGCAAGCGCACCGCCGACCGCGAGAACTTCATTCTGGTGGCAGTCAGCCTCGACCCGCACAACGCCCAGGAGGCGCACTTCGAGTTGCCGCTGTGGGAACTGGGCCTGGATGACCACGCCACCACCCACGGCGAAGACCTGATGACCGGCCACACCTGGCACTGGCACGGCAAGACCCAGTGGATGCGTATCGAACCCTGGCACCAGCCGTTCGGCATCTGGCGCATCCGCGTGGCGAGCTGA
- the ligD gene encoding DNA ligase D codes for MAKATSAYNRKRNFDSTSEPREPARRSRAKAGALTFVVQKHDARRLHYDFRLELEGTLKSWAVPKGPSLDPSQKRLAVHVEDHPLAYASFEGSIAEGNYGAGDVIVWDHGIWQPEGDPVAGYESGKLKFTLIGEKLSGAWTLVRTRLKGSGDKQQWLLIKEQDDVARPADEYDIVSELPASVISGELVGGMEKPAANQARKSQSRSKAPAKPSRKKAAKAAMPDSLSPELATLVESPPAGDWLYEIKYDGYRIMARVKEGEVTLFSRNGHDWTARMAPQAKALEKLKLGDSWLDGEAVVLDEQGMPDFQALQNAFDDARSGDILYFLFDAPWLDGVDQRELPVEQRRDALQKKLPKRKGPLRFSEAFEVDHQSVLGSACALGLEGVIGKRAGSPYRSSRSADWIKLKCRQRQEFVVVGFTKPQGSRSGFGALLLAVNEAKGLRYAGRVGTGFNEALLANLHKRMKALARDDSPLHKQPSAAQRRGVQWIEPQLVVEVAFAGWTGEGLVRQGAFVGERSDKPAEQIIEEQPASAKAVEEGASTEKTTSKAKARKGREQIGEVSVSHPERVIDEQSGTTKAQLARFYAEIADWLLPDVRNRPVSLLRAPGGVGGEQFFQKHAERLAIPNIHHLDADLDPGHDRLMAIDSAPALIGAVQMGTIELHTWNAAYASIERPDRLILDLDPDPALPWRAVMEATRLSLSVLDELGLETFVKTSGGAGMHLVVPLARHVDWDTLKAFGKAISQFMASELPDRFSARMGPKNRIGKVYLDYLRNGRGASTVAAYSVRARPGLPVSVPIRREELGQLRDSKQWHIGNLQQRLAKLDEDPWAGYANRQRIPKAMWRKLGVEAP; via the coding sequence ATGGCCAAGGCAACCAGTGCATACAACCGCAAACGCAATTTCGACTCCACCAGTGAACCCCGCGAACCCGCGCGGCGCAGCCGAGCCAAGGCTGGTGCGCTGACGTTCGTGGTGCAGAAGCACGACGCCCGGCGCCTGCATTACGACTTTCGCCTGGAGCTGGAAGGCACCCTGAAAAGCTGGGCCGTGCCCAAGGGCCCGAGCCTGGACCCGAGCCAGAAGCGTCTGGCGGTGCACGTCGAGGATCACCCGCTGGCCTACGCCAGCTTCGAGGGCAGCATCGCCGAGGGCAATTACGGCGCAGGCGATGTGATCGTCTGGGATCACGGCATCTGGCAGCCCGAGGGCGATCCCGTCGCGGGCTATGAATCCGGCAAGCTGAAATTCACCTTGATCGGCGAGAAGCTAAGTGGCGCCTGGACGCTGGTGCGCACACGCCTGAAAGGCAGCGGCGACAAGCAGCAATGGCTGCTGATCAAGGAGCAGGACGACGTGGCCCGGCCGGCTGACGAGTACGACATCGTCAGCGAGCTGCCGGCCAGCGTGATCAGCGGCGAGCTGGTGGGTGGCATGGAAAAGCCCGCCGCCAACCAGGCGCGCAAGAGCCAGTCGCGCAGCAAGGCACCTGCCAAGCCGAGCCGCAAGAAAGCCGCCAAGGCGGCCATGCCGGACAGCCTGTCGCCAGAGTTGGCCACCCTGGTCGAGTCGCCGCCGGCCGGCGACTGGCTCTACGAGATCAAATACGACGGCTACCGGATCATGGCCCGCGTCAAAGAAGGCGAGGTGACCCTGTTCAGCCGCAACGGCCATGACTGGACGGCGCGCATGGCGCCTCAGGCCAAGGCGCTGGAGAAGCTCAAGCTCGGCGACAGCTGGCTGGACGGCGAGGCTGTGGTACTCGATGAGCAGGGCATGCCGGATTTCCAGGCTTTGCAGAACGCCTTCGATGACGCCCGTAGCGGCGACATCCTGTATTTCCTGTTCGACGCGCCCTGGCTCGATGGCGTCGACCAACGCGAGTTGCCGGTCGAGCAGCGCCGCGACGCACTGCAGAAGAAATTGCCCAAGCGCAAAGGCCCGCTGCGTTTCTCCGAGGCGTTCGAGGTCGATCACCAGAGCGTGCTGGGCAGCGCCTGCGCCCTGGGCCTGGAAGGTGTGATCGGCAAGCGCGCCGGCAGCCCGTACCGGTCCTCGCGCAGCGCCGACTGGATCAAGCTCAAGTGCCGGCAGCGCCAGGAGTTCGTGGTGGTCGGTTTCACCAAGCCACAGGGCAGCCGCTCGGGCTTCGGTGCGCTTTTGCTGGCGGTCAACGAGGCGAAGGGCCTGCGCTACGCCGGACGGGTCGGCACCGGCTTCAACGAGGCGCTGCTCGCCAACCTGCACAAGCGCATGAAAGCCCTGGCGCGGGACGACTCGCCGCTGCACAAGCAGCCCAGCGCGGCGCAGCGCCGTGGCGTGCAGTGGATCGAGCCGCAATTGGTGGTCGAGGTGGCCTTTGCCGGCTGGACTGGAGAAGGCCTGGTGCGTCAGGGTGCCTTCGTCGGCGAGCGCAGTGACAAGCCGGCCGAGCAGATCATCGAGGAACAGCCTGCGTCAGCCAAGGCGGTAGAAGAGGGCGCATCCACCGAGAAAACGACCAGCAAGGCTAAAGCCCGCAAGGGCCGTGAGCAGATCGGCGAAGTATCGGTGAGCCACCCGGAGCGGGTCATCGATGAGCAGAGCGGTACTACTAAGGCGCAGCTGGCACGCTTCTACGCCGAGATTGCCGACTGGCTGCTGCCCGACGTGCGCAACCGGCCGGTATCGTTGCTGCGCGCACCAGGCGGCGTTGGCGGCGAGCAGTTCTTCCAGAAGCATGCCGAGCGCCTGGCGATTCCCAATATTCATCATCTGGATGCCGACCTCGATCCCGGCCATGACCGCTTGATGGCTATCGATAGCGCACCGGCCCTGATCGGTGCCGTGCAGATGGGCACCATCGAGTTGCACACCTGGAATGCGGCGTACGCCAGCATCGAACGGCCGGACCGGCTGATCCTCGACCTCGATCCGGACCCGGCGCTGCCCTGGCGCGCCGTTATGGAGGCCACCCGCCTGAGCCTCTCGGTGCTCGACGAGCTGGGCCTGGAAACCTTCGTGAAAACCAGCGGCGGTGCCGGCATGCACCTGGTGGTGCCGTTGGCCCGGCATGTCGACTGGGACACGCTTAAGGCTTTCGGCAAGGCGATCTCGCAGTTCATGGCCAGCGAATTGCCGGATCGCTTCAGCGCCCGCATGGGCCCGAAGAACCGCATCGGCAAGGTGTATCTGGATTACCTGCGCAACGGTCGCGGTGCCAGCACCGTGGCCGCCTATTCGGTGCGTGCGCGGCCGGGCTTGCCGGTATCGGTGCCGATCCGCCGCGAGGAACTGGGGCAATTGCGCGACTCGAAGCAGTGGCATATCGGCAATCTGCAACAGCGCCTGGCCAAGCTCGACGAGGATCCCTGGGCCGGCTATGCCAATCGCCAACGCATCCCCAAAGCCATGTGGAGGAAGCTCGGCGTCGAGGCGCCCTGA
- a CDS encoding MgtC/SapB family protein — MSFWEAVLATLASEFSDLSTPEQFTQVTLRLLLAALLGGLLGFERETSGKAAGVRTHMLVAIGSAMFVLVPAQMGAEHDAMSRVIQGLVAGIGFLCAGTIIKGDSMTEVKGLTTAAGIWLTAAIGITIGMGREATAVVATLMALFIFNTVPHLIAWLEKRARR; from the coding sequence TTGAGTTTCTGGGAGGCGGTACTGGCCACGCTGGCCAGCGAATTTTCCGATCTGAGCACACCCGAGCAGTTCACCCAGGTCACCCTGCGATTGCTGCTGGCGGCGCTGTTGGGCGGCTTGTTGGGCTTCGAGCGCGAAACCAGCGGCAAGGCGGCCGGCGTGCGTACCCACATGCTGGTTGCCATCGGCTCGGCGATGTTCGTGCTGGTGCCGGCGCAGATGGGCGCCGAGCACGACGCCATGAGCCGGGTCATTCAGGGCCTGGTCGCCGGTATCGGCTTCCTTTGCGCCGGCACCATCATCAAGGGCGACTCGATGACCGAGGTGAAGGGCCTGACCACCGCCGCCGGCATCTGGCTGACCGCGGCCATCGGCATCACCATCGGTATGGGCCGCGAGGCTACCGCGGTGGTCGCGACGCTGATGGCGCTGTTCATCTTCAACACCGTGCCGCACCTGATCGCCTGGCTGGAGAAGCGTGCGCGTAGATGA
- a CDS encoding putative maltokinase, translated as MTSSHSTSVDPMPELTTLVINDQLAELLQLPARATLEQESLPAYLPKRRWFSGGVEDVKQVKLLYAVPFGGADQPYVLCEVEVVRQSGANEHYQVPLGYVGEQDAGGGLPQQLALAQLRRGGQLGLLTDGYTLPGFVRHVMGQLSTRSVLGWQGSEIQFVPTARLQELGDLSNAKVKLISAEQSNSSAIIDEQAVLKLVRRVLPGIHPEAEIGGYLTAAGFAHIAPLLGEVRRVDEQGVPHTLMILQGYLNNQGDAWQWTLNNLERAVREELAGGQAEQNNMHGALAELETFAGLLGKRLGEMHVALGQASDNPDFGYHETGDAEVAEWSQSITAQVREALKVIAEGRGHLPGEAANQADWLAARHAQILERVDDLARRSAGGIRMRVHGDLHLGQVLVVQGDAYLIDFEGEPTRTLEERRAFYSPLKDVAGMLRSFDYAAAMVTRSALNNHAAPSDEQARRHIAELYRSQARTAFNEAYRLAAADLPHAWHDREGEVAALALFCIEKAAYEIMYEARYRPDWLEVPVQGLIELSNYLLGSGKR; from the coding sequence ATGACCAGCTCGCATTCAACATCGGTCGACCCCATGCCGGAGCTGACCACCCTGGTGATCAACGACCAACTCGCCGAGCTGTTGCAACTGCCGGCTCGCGCGACTCTTGAGCAGGAGTCGTTGCCGGCCTATTTGCCCAAGCGCCGTTGGTTCTCCGGCGGGGTCGAGGACGTGAAGCAGGTGAAGCTGCTGTATGCCGTCCCGTTCGGCGGTGCGGACCAACCTTACGTGCTCTGTGAGGTTGAGGTCGTACGCCAGTCTGGGGCCAACGAGCATTACCAGGTACCGCTCGGCTACGTGGGCGAGCAGGACGCCGGCGGCGGTTTGCCGCAGCAGCTGGCTCTGGCCCAGCTGCGGCGTGGTGGCCAGCTGGGGCTGCTGACCGACGGCTATACGCTGCCGGGTTTCGTGCGCCATGTAATGGGCCAGTTGAGTACGCGCAGCGTGCTGGGCTGGCAGGGCAGCGAGATCCAGTTCGTGCCCACCGCGCGCCTGCAGGAGCTGGGCGACCTGAGCAATGCCAAGGTCAAGCTGATCTCCGCTGAGCAATCCAACAGCTCGGCGATCATCGATGAACAGGCCGTACTCAAGCTGGTACGTCGCGTGCTGCCCGGGATTCACCCGGAAGCGGAGATCGGCGGCTACCTGACCGCGGCCGGCTTCGCGCACATCGCGCCGCTGCTGGGCGAAGTGCGTCGCGTGGACGAGCAGGGCGTGCCTCACACGCTGATGATCCTGCAGGGCTACCTGAACAATCAGGGCGATGCCTGGCAGTGGACGTTGAACAACCTGGAGCGCGCGGTTCGCGAGGAACTGGCCGGCGGGCAGGCTGAGCAGAACAATATGCACGGCGCCCTGGCCGAGCTGGAAACCTTCGCCGGCCTGTTGGGCAAGCGCTTGGGCGAGATGCATGTGGCTCTCGGCCAGGCCAGCGACAACCCGGACTTCGGCTACCACGAGACCGGCGACGCCGAAGTGGCCGAGTGGTCGCAGAGCATCACCGCCCAGGTCCGCGAGGCCCTGAAAGTGATCGCCGAGGGGCGCGGGCACTTGCCGGGTGAAGCCGCCAATCAGGCGGATTGGCTGGCTGCGCGCCATGCGCAGATTCTCGAACGGGTCGACGACCTGGCGCGGCGTTCGGCGGGCGGCATTCGCATGCGCGTGCATGGCGATCTGCACCTGGGCCAGGTGCTGGTGGTGCAGGGCGACGCCTACTTGATCGATTTCGAAGGTGAACCGACCCGCACCCTGGAAGAACGCCGCGCGTTCTACAGCCCACTCAAGGACGTCGCCGGCATGCTGCGCTCCTTCGACTATGCCGCCGCCATGGTCACGCGCAGCGCCCTGAACAATCACGCAGCGCCGTCGGATGAGCAGGCCCGCCGGCATATCGCCGAGCTGTATCGCAGCCAGGCCAGAACCGCATTCAACGAAGCCTACCGGCTGGCGGCAGCCGATCTGCCTCACGCCTGGCATGACCGCGAAGGTGAAGTAGCAGCGCTTGCGCTGTTCTGCATCGAGAAGGCGGCTTACGAAATCATGTATGAAGCGCGCTATCGTCCCGATTGGCTGGAAGTACCAGTGCAAGGGCTGATAGAGCTGAGCAACTATCTCTTGGGGAGCGGTAAACGATGA
- a CDS encoding NAD(P)H-binding protein has protein sequence MSEQATFEKIALYGAPDRVTDALQDVLLERGLQVVAIVDDPTDIAARPGLAARSGTPFNADSVARSVAGVDAVIVVLNSRSLHIGGFERSYDAIIALLEGLPTARVERLILIGEHSWLDSDDGLPAEKLEHLQHSLHKSPLAWTLVDAPRHGGTEPIAIITLQHYACSVIDQCLQGTSVKQRLHVDPRPQAEEAP, from the coding sequence ATGAGCGAGCAAGCCACCTTCGAGAAGATCGCACTCTACGGCGCGCCGGATCGCGTTACCGACGCGCTGCAGGACGTGCTGCTCGAACGCGGCCTGCAGGTGGTAGCTATCGTCGATGACCCGACCGATATCGCCGCACGCCCGGGCCTGGCGGCCAGGAGCGGCACGCCGTTCAACGCCGACAGCGTGGCGCGCAGCGTCGCCGGCGTGGACGCGGTGATCGTGGTGCTGAATAGCCGCTCGCTGCATATCGGCGGTTTCGAGCGTAGCTACGACGCCATCATCGCCTTGCTCGAAGGGCTGCCGACTGCGCGCGTCGAGCGCCTGATACTGATCGGCGAGCACAGCTGGCTGGACAGTGATGACGGGCTACCCGCCGAGAAACTCGAACACCTGCAGCACAGCCTGCATAAATCGCCGCTGGCGTGGACGCTCGTCGATGCGCCCCGACATGGCGGTACTGAGCCGATAGCAATCATCACGCTGCAACATTACGCCTGCAGCGTGATAGACCAATGCCTGCAGGGGACGAGCGTCAAACAGCGTTTGCACGTCGACCCTCGCCCGCAGGCCGAGGAGGCCCCATGA
- the katE gene encoding catalase HPII produces MKSKDKGRTSELAGTDTVDRGNSNKKIEQLERFREDATGQALTNDHGTRIADNQNSLRAGERGPSLLEDVFLREKLTHFDHERIPERVVHARGAAAHGYFQVYEDLSELTKADFLTDPSKKTPVFVRFSTVQGPRGSADTVRDVRGFATKFYTDEGNFDLIGNNMPVFFIQDAIKFPDFVHAVKPEPHNEIPTGASAHDTFWDFVSLTPESAHMVLWTMSDRAIPVGFRGMQGFGVHTYRLVNAEGRAHFVKFHWRPVAGVFSLVWDEAQKLAGKDPDFHRRTLWDDIENGDPLEWELGLQVIPEEDEHKFDFDLLDATKLVPEEQVPVRVVGKLVLDRNPDNFFAETEQVAFQMANIVPGIDFTNDPLLQGRLFSYTDTQLLRLGGPNFNEIPINRPVCPFHNNNRDSFHRQTINKGRASYEPNSIDGGWPKETPEAPKGGGYVSYPEEVSGPKIRKRAESFGDHFSQARLFFNSMSDAEKAHIVAAYSFELGKVERLYIRERQVHEILANIDLDLAKQVAANVGVDAPSGPTVQVPEISLKESPALSQMNLLPGNIKSRKVAILIGDGVKQADIDALTAELDKQGAQFKLLAPSAAPVKSDAGKQLVPNDSMQGLPSVAFDAVWVPGGTSFAKALEGDGVALHYLLEAYKHLKAIGLCGESADLLKLLRLREDEGLLTGKAGSGLVQPFTAAIAKHRVWAREPLTKAIPA; encoded by the coding sequence ATGAAGTCCAAAGACAAGGGCCGTACCAGCGAGTTGGCGGGAACCGACACCGTCGACCGCGGCAACAGCAACAAGAAGATCGAGCAACTCGAACGTTTCCGTGAAGACGCCACCGGCCAGGCCCTGACCAATGACCACGGCACGCGCATTGCCGACAACCAGAACAGCCTGCGTGCTGGCGAGCGCGGCCCGTCGCTGCTCGAAGACGTGTTTCTGCGCGAGAAGCTTACCCACTTCGACCACGAGCGCATTCCCGAGCGCGTGGTGCATGCCCGCGGCGCAGCGGCCCACGGTTACTTCCAGGTCTACGAAGACCTGAGCGAGCTGACCAAGGCGGACTTTCTTACCGACCCGAGCAAGAAGACCCCGGTGTTCGTGCGCTTCTCCACCGTCCAGGGTCCGCGCGGCTCGGCCGATACCGTGCGCGACGTGCGCGGTTTCGCCACCAAGTTCTATACCGACGAAGGCAACTTCGACCTGATCGGCAATAACATGCCGGTGTTCTTCATCCAGGACGCCATCAAGTTTCCCGACTTCGTGCATGCGGTGAAGCCCGAGCCCCATAACGAGATCCCCACCGGCGCATCTGCCCACGACACCTTCTGGGACTTCGTATCGCTGACCCCTGAGTCCGCCCACATGGTGCTCTGGACCATGTCCGACCGCGCCATTCCGGTCGGCTTTCGCGGTATGCAGGGCTTCGGCGTGCACACCTACCGGCTGGTCAACGCCGAAGGCCGTGCACACTTCGTCAAGTTCCACTGGCGCCCGGTCGCCGGCGTGTTCTCGCTGGTCTGGGACGAAGCGCAGAAGCTTGCCGGCAAGGACCCGGACTTCCACCGCCGCACCCTGTGGGACGACATCGAGAACGGCGACCCGCTGGAGTGGGAGCTGGGCTTGCAGGTGATTCCCGAGGAAGACGAGCACAAGTTCGACTTCGACCTGCTCGACGCCACCAAGCTGGTGCCCGAAGAACAGGTGCCGGTGCGTGTGGTCGGCAAGCTGGTACTCGACCGCAACCCGGACAACTTCTTCGCCGAAACCGAGCAGGTGGCCTTCCAGATGGCCAACATCGTGCCCGGGATCGACTTCACCAACGACCCGCTGCTACAGGGGCGGCTGTTCTCCTACACCGACACCCAACTGCTGCGCCTGGGCGGCCCGAACTTCAACGAGATCCCGATCAACCGTCCGGTCTGCCCGTTCCACAACAACAACCGCGACTCCTTCCACCGCCAGACCATCAACAAGGGCCGGGCTTCCTATGAGCCGAATTCCATCGATGGTGGCTGGCCGAAGGAAACTCCCGAGGCTCCGAAGGGCGGCGGCTACGTCAGCTATCCCGAGGAAGTGTCCGGGCCGAAGATCCGCAAGCGCGCCGAGTCGTTCGGCGATCACTTCTCCCAGGCGCGGCTGTTCTTCAACAGCATGAGCGACGCCGAGAAAGCGCACATCGTCGCGGCGTACAGCTTCGAGCTCGGCAAAGTCGAGCGCCTGTACATCCGTGAGCGCCAGGTGCATGAGATTCTCGCCAACATCGATCTGGATCTGGCCAAGCAGGTGGCGGCCAACGTCGGTGTCGACGCACCGAGCGGGCCCACCGTGCAAGTGCCGGAAATCTCCCTCAAGGAGTCGCCGGCGCTGAGCCAGATGAACCTGCTGCCGGGCAACATCAAGTCGCGCAAGGTGGCGATCCTGATCGGCGATGGCGTCAAGCAGGCCGATATCGATGCCCTCACTGCCGAGCTCGACAAGCAGGGCGCGCAGTTCAAGCTGTTGGCGCCGAGCGCCGCGCCGGTGAAGAGCGATGCTGGCAAGCAGTTGGTGCCCAACGACTCCATGCAGGGCTTGCCGTCGGTGGCCTTCGATGCAGTATGGGTGCCGGGTGGTACGAGCTTCGCCAAGGCCCTGGAGGGCGATGGTGTGGCGTTGCATTACCTGCTCGAAGCTTACAAGCACCTCAAGGCCATCGGCCTGTGCGGCGAATCGGCGGACCTGCTCAAGCTGCTGAGACTCAGGGAAGACGAAGGGCTGCTTACCGGGAAGGCGGGCAGCGGGTTGGTTCAGCCATTCACCGCGGCCATCGCCAAGCACCGCGTGTGGGCCCGCGAGCCGCTGACCAAGGCGATTCCAGCCTGA